In Isoptericola jiangsuensis, the following proteins share a genomic window:
- a CDS encoding transposase, which yields MACRVATPSKGPKELTATVDMSRDESRRVHARLLDLVPGRSKKAYTDRLTARGLKFRRGVRVTALDPYGGCTSAIDDQLDDATTVLDAFRVVELRSQVVEGAPRSSRTPPGAAAARATRCSGIRTILRGGAENLTAKQRERLVARSTPTTATRRCSSPASAPRTCAPPPGPGDMAEGRALAENRTSRPCAVGGRRSWPTSPPAERTTAIPRPSNGIIELHCRLARGYLNRDSYWLRMLLPGGGRTP from the coding sequence ATGGCGTGCCGCGTCGCAACACCAAGCAAGGGTCCCAAGGAACTGACCGCGACGGTGGACATGAGCCGCGACGAGAGCCGGCGCGTGCATGCCCGACTGTTGGACCTGGTACCGGGCCGTTCGAAGAAGGCCTACACCGACCGGCTGACCGCCCGTGGTCTGAAGTTCCGCAGAGGCGTGCGGGTCACGGCATTGGATCCGTACGGCGGCTGCACGTCCGCCATTGACGACCAGCTCGACGACGCAACCACGGTCTTGGACGCGTTCCGCGTCGTCGAGCTCCGCTCCCAGGTCGTGGAAGGTGCGCCGCGGTCCAGCAGGACACCACCGGGCGCCGCGGCCGCAAGAGCGACCCGCTGTTCGGGGATCCGGACCATCTTGCGCGGGGGCGCCGAGAACCTCACCGCCAAGCAGCGAGAGCGTCTGGTCGCGCGCTCAACGCCGACGACCGCGACCAGGAGGTGTTCGTCGCCCGCCAGTGCGCCCAGGACCTGCGCGCCGCCTCCCGGGCCGGGCGACATGGCCGAGGGCAGAGCGCTGGCCGAAAACCGCACCTCTCGCCCCTGCGCCGTTGGCGGCAGGCGTTCCTGGCCCACTTCACCACCGGCTGAGCGGACAACGGCGATACCGAGACCATCAAACGGCATCATCGAGCTCCACTGCCGCCTCGCACGCGGCTACCTCAACCGCGACAGTTACTGGCTCCGCATGCTCCTCCCCGGCGGAGGACGCACCCCGTGA
- a CDS encoding DUF4238 domain-containing protein: MTKKRKTRHHTVPRLHLRGFASSDKMLVQLDLSTGIRRDVGVGDAAVIRDFYTVRLPDGTRTDAWEQWLSEVEDKVAPALRRAIEAPRFRLDDYDRELLARWIALQALRGPDNRRHQAELASFTVRAQVAMGGLAYLQHAMSHGLGRPVLVDEAAQVWDDITSPEGPVIEVSGDEHLVILTSLYERAAEAVYARSWGRVRFGRHRLALSDAPVSLIPDYAGGYPSSGLLGARAITVALDRQNLLWLDLAGENGPTPDRELEPSTHLARLHNLAAVAGAERFVYFNPEDAPIPSETVLPRPQPKRIQVSDGPDFVNRDRPLADVLNQIAVHRADPSADSLIADYTWPIEGYRQRLE; the protein is encoded by the coding sequence GTGACCAAGAAGCGCAAGACCCGGCACCACACCGTGCCAAGACTGCACCTACGTGGCTTCGCGTCGTCCGACAAGATGCTCGTACAACTAGACCTGAGCACCGGGATCAGGCGTGACGTAGGCGTCGGTGATGCCGCTGTGATCCGCGACTTCTACACCGTCCGGCTCCCAGACGGTACTCGGACGGACGCTTGGGAGCAGTGGCTCAGCGAGGTGGAGGACAAGGTCGCGCCAGCGCTCCGGCGGGCGATCGAGGCGCCACGGTTCCGGCTGGACGACTACGACCGAGAGCTCCTCGCCCGGTGGATCGCCCTGCAGGCTCTCCGTGGCCCCGACAACCGTCGCCATCAGGCCGAGCTCGCCTCGTTTACGGTGCGTGCGCAGGTCGCCATGGGTGGCCTGGCCTACCTACAGCACGCCATGAGCCACGGACTCGGACGCCCCGTCCTCGTCGATGAAGCGGCGCAGGTCTGGGACGACATCACCTCGCCGGAAGGACCGGTGATTGAAGTCTCGGGGGACGAGCATCTCGTAATCCTGACAAGCCTCTACGAACGTGCCGCCGAAGCCGTCTACGCGCGGTCCTGGGGGCGCGTCCGGTTCGGCAGGCACCGCCTGGCCCTCTCAGACGCACCTGTTAGCCTCATCCCCGACTACGCGGGCGGCTACCCGAGCAGCGGGCTCCTGGGTGCTCGAGCGATCACGGTCGCGCTGGACCGCCAAAACCTGCTGTGGCTCGACCTCGCCGGCGAGAACGGGCCTACTCCCGACCGCGAACTTGAGCCGAGCACTCACCTGGCCCGCTTGCACAACCTGGCTGCCGTGGCGGGTGCGGAGCGGTTCGTGTACTTCAACCCGGAGGATGCTCCGATCCCATCGGAGACCGTCCTCCCACGACCACAGCCGAAACGCATCCAAGTCAGCGACGGTCCTGACTTCGTCAACCGTGACCGGCCACTGGCAGATGTCCTCAACCAGATCGCAGTCCATCGTGCAGACCCGTCTGCGGACTCGTTGATCGCAGATTACACGTGGCCGATCGAGGGATACCGACAGCGACTGGAGTAG